From the genome of Parasteatoda tepidariorum isolate YZ-2023 chromosome X1, CAS_Ptep_4.0, whole genome shotgun sequence, one region includes:
- the LOC107437472 gene encoding transmembrane protease serine 11D-like — protein sequence MMVFLLKINLFLTLYSAISTNMQDHCPINTTLKNGRVKLQSRGGITAIFSCDSGFILRGSNVSHCQTDGHWSSTLPSCVLDGFNDKKCSTKIESINLTEGQFINISCPFDEKVDRSQHFWIGNGKLVQTSTYKRHAVEISVKNSGLYTCLGYNSDEVNILRAVNVSLTLPTQLNSEQCEFSFTNRTSYIEAVFGSEIFLSCETKPILTMISWYKNGRLILKETHDVFFLNISSLQSIHEGVYSCLAYQLNNPNCAIEKNITVKMLNSSSSSNDTKYACGQPAVNSVRRWRRVIDGNRAALLSAPWMGMLSKSREPPFCGCSLISDKWIITAAHCFRIKNNNVYNFMSQEKIKNTVIVKFGKYLRRQIEKGEIIRLIQNLIVHPKFILSPNDDKIINEHDIALGKLNESIIFQENVLPICLPPPGFTATIPTGTLGVVTGWGRVTVRGSVMALTLQEAFLPLINNTSCQQTSNYAITDSMICAGYAESYRPDTCTGDSGGPFIFQKSNIWFLIGVVSWGEGCSTPRKFGVYTKVESYVPWIELVTVEK from the exons ATGATGgtctttttgttgaaaataaaccTGTTCTTAACATTATACA gtgCAATTTCTACCAATATGCAAGACCATTGTCCAATCAACACAACTTTGAAAAATGGACGAGTTAAATTACAGTCACGAGGTGGTATTACGGCAATTTTTTCCTGCGATTCTGGTTTCATTCTTCGTGGTAGTAACGTATCACACTGCCAAACAGATGGACATTGGTCTTCTACGCTGCCGTCATGTGTTTTAGATG GTTTCAACGATAAAAAATGCTCAACTAAAATAGAAAGTATAAATTTGACGGAAGgacaatttataaacattagcTGCCCATTCGATGAAAAAGTGGATAGAAGTCAACACTTTTGgattggaaatggaaaactaGTACAAACTTCTACATACAAGCGACATGCCGTTGAAATTTCTGTCAAAAACAGTGGATTATATACGTGCCTAGGTTATAACTCagatgaagtaaatattttaagagctgTTAATGTGTCTTTAACTCTACCAACACAATTAAATTCCGAACAATGTGAATTTAGTTTTACAAACAGAACTTCTTACATCGAAGCTGTCTTTGGATCCGAAATATTCTTATCTTGCGAAACAAAACCTATCTTAACAATGATTTCTTGGTATAAAAATGggagattaattttaaaagaaacacatgacgttttctttttgaatatttccaGCTTGCAGAGCATTCATGAAGGTGTTTACTCCTGTTTAgcatatcaattaaataatccTAACTGTGcaattgagaaaaatatcacagttaaaatgctaaatagtAGTAGTTCCAGTAACGATACTAAATATGCGTGTGGTCAACCAGCTGTAAATTCTGTACGAAGGTGGAGACGAGTAATAGATGGTAACAGAGCAGCTCTGTTGTCGGCTCCATGGATGGGCATGCTATCTAAGAGCCGTGAACCTCCATTCTGTGGCTGTAGCCTTATATCTGATAAGTGGATAATAACTGCTGCACATTGTTTTCGAATAAAGAacaataatgtttataattttatgtctcaagaaaaaattaaaaatacggtCATCGTAAAATTCGGAAAGTATCTCCGGCGTCAAATTGAAAAAGGGGAAATAATTAGACTGATACAGAATTTAATTGTTCACCCGAAGTTCATACTTTCTCCtaatgatgataaaataatcaatgagCATGACATTGCTCTTGGAAAATTGAacgaatcaataatttttcaagaaaacgtcTTACCTATTTGTTTACCTCCACCTGGTTTCACAGCAACAATACCTACAGGAACTCTAGGAGTAGTAACAGGATGGGGACGAGTAACTGTCAGAGGTTCTGTCATGGCTTTGACACTGCAAGAAGCTTTCTTGCCATTAATTAATAACACCTCCTGCCAGCAAACATCGAATTACGCGATAACAGATAGTATGATATGTGCAGGTTATGCAGAAAGTTATCGACCTGATACTTGCACTGGAGATAGTGGAGggccatttatttttcaaaaatcaaatatttggtTCTTAATTGGTGTGGTAAGTTGGGGAGAAGGCTGTTCTACACCTAGAAAGTTTGGAGTATATACTAAAGTTGAAAGTTATGTACCATGGATTGAATTAGTCACTGTAGAAAAATGA